The sequence CACCTACACCGGGATGTCCGACCACATCCGGGACCTGTTCGCCTCGCTGCCGGAATCAAAGCGTCTGGGTTACGCCAAGGGGCAGTTCTCCTTCGTGGTCAAAGGCGGACGGTGCGAGGCCTGCCAGGGGGCCGGGGTGCAGGAGATCGGGATGCACTTTCTGGGCAACGTCGAGGTAGTATGCGAGGCCTGCGGAGGAAAGCGTTTCTCGGACGAGACGCTTCAGGTGACATACCACGGGAAAAATATTTCGGAGGTGCTGCAACTGTCGGTCGACGAAGCCCATTGCTTCTTTGAGGCAGAGCCCAGGATCACTGCCATCACCCGGACCTTGACCGGCCTGGGGCTGGGCTACCTGAAACTGGGACAGCCCAGCAACACCCTTTCGGGTGGGGAGGCCCAGCGGGTGAAACTGGCCGCCCATCTGGCCAGCTCGGCTGCCGGCCGGGCGCTGTACCTTCTGGACGAGCCCACCACCGGCCTGCACCTGGCGGATGTCAAAGTTCTGGTGGCCGCCCTGAGGGGCTTGACGGACAAGGGCCACACCGTGCTGGCCATAGAACACCATCCCGATTTCATCCTGTCGGCCGACTGGGTATTAGACCTGGGCCCGGGCAGCGGGGAAGAGGGAGGGGAACTCCTCTATTCCGGCCCGGTGTCGGGACTGGCCGGATGCCGGGAGAGCATCACCGGGCGGGAATTGAAAAAACATCTCGCCAGGCCGCCTCTTTCCGCCGCCTCCCCCGAACCGGAAAGAACAACCGTCCTGCCGGATGAAATGAGGCTGCGGGGAGTCACCACCAACAACCTAAAATCCGTCGACCTGACCGTTCCGCTGGGACAGATCACCGCGGTCACCGGCGTCTCGGGCAGCGGAAAATCGTCGCTGGTGTTCGACACTTTTTACGCCGAGAGCCAGCGCCGTTTCAACGAGGGGCTTTCCCCCGCCATTCGCCAGTTGATGGGCAAGACCGGCGACGCCCGGATGGAAGCGGCCTCCGGCCTGACGCCCTCGATAGCGGTCCGGCGCAAACGGGCGGCCTCCAACCCGCGTTCCACCGTCGGCACCTATACCGGACTGCATGACCTGCTGCGCCTGCTTTACAGCCGGGCCGGCGGGACTGCATTGCTGTCCTCGGCCTTCTCCTTCAACCATCAGGAGGGGGCCTGCCAGGAGTGCCGGGGTCTGGGCACCATCACGGCCTGCGATCCGGAGCGGCTGGTCACGAATCCTGAGTTGCCGCTGACCGCCGGCGCCATGGACGGGACCAAGACCGGAAAATTCTACGGCGAGCCCGGCGGCCAGCATACCGCCGCCCTGCGGGCTGCTGGCCGGGCCTTGAACCTCGATCTGGAAGCACCCTGGAACAGCCTCTCCGTCGAGGCCCGCCGCATCGCGATGCACGGTCTTCCCGGCCGGGAACTGGAGGTCGAATGGAATTACCAGAGGGGCAGGCGCACCGGGGTGCATCATTTCAAGGGCGTTTGGAGGGGATTCGCCGGCCTGGTGGACATCGAGTACCAGCGCAAGCATGCCGACCACCGGGGCGCGGCCATGCTGGGCCTGATGTCGCAGCAACCCTGCCCGGCCTGCGCGGGCAAGCGCCTGAAGCCGGAGCCGCTGGCGGTGAAACTGGCGGGCCGGGACATCGCTGAAATGACCGCCCTGCCCATTGACGGACTGCTCCGGATGTTCTGCCAAAAATTGCCGGCCCTTCCCCCTTTCCTCCAGCCAAAGGAAAAAGGGATCCTGAATTCCATCGGCGGAGAGATCATCGCCAGGCTGCAGCCGATGACCGGGGCCGGTCTGGGCTATATCGCGGCCGACCGCCTGGTTTCGACCCTGTCCGGAGGGGAGTTCCAGCGGCTGCAGCTGTCGTCGCAGATCCGCTCCGGCCTGACCGGCGTCACCTACCTGCTGGACGAGCCGTCGTTCGGGCTCCATCCGGCGGACGCCGCCCGTATTTCCGGCCTGGTCACGGGTCTTAAGGATGCCGGCAACACCATCCTGCTGGTGGAGCAGTCCAAAGCTATGCTGGCGGTCTCCGATCAAGTGATCGAGCTGGGGCCGGCGGCTGGCCGGGAGGGCGGCCGGATCGTGTTCCAGGGCGGGCCCGAACTGTTGGCGGACTTCCGCGGGCCGGCCCCGTCAGTTCCGCGCACCGCCCGAGGGCTGCTGCCGGGACTGAAGATCACCGGAGCCTGCGCCAACAACCTGGACAATGTCTGCCTGGATATTCCCTCCGGTGGGATGGTCGCAGTAACCGGGGTCAGCGGCAGCGGAAAGACCAGCCTGATCTCGGATGTTCTGTGGCGATCATACTCTGAGAAACGGCCGGTGAACTGCAAGCACATCGAATGGGCCGGGCAGTTTGACCAGATGGTGATGGTGGAGCAGGATGCCCAGCCCCAGCCCCAGACGGCCATACCGGCGGCCTTTTTGGGCATCTTCGATGCGTTCAAGAACCTTTTTGCCGGCTGTAATAAGGCCAAGGAGGCGGGGTTCAAGGCCAGCCATTTTTCGTTCCTTTCCAAGGACGGCCGGTGCCCGGAGTGCGGCGGGGCGGGATCGATCCCGGTGTCGCTGGATTACTGGGCCGATGCCCGGGTGACATGTCACAGCTGCCGCGGGCAGCGCTATCTGCCGGAGATCCTGAAGATCCGTGTCGGCGGGTTGTCAATAGCTGACATCCTGGGGCAGTCCCTTTCCTCGGCGCGGGAGTTTGCCTTAGGGCAGATCGCCTCCAAAGAACTGGCCGGCCTGTTGCAGACGCTTGATCTGGCCGTAAAGGCGGGGCTGGGCTATCTGCCGCTGGGGCAGCCGCTGTCCACCCTTTCCACCGGGGAGATGCAGAGGTTAAAGCTGGCCGCCGGCCTGGCTGGGGCCTCTTCCCGGCGCTGCCTGTTTTTGCTGGACGAGCCGACCGGAGGACTCCATCCCAGGGACATTGCCGGACTGCTGAAATTGTTCGATGAATTGACAGCAGCCGGGGGCACGGTGCTCTGCATCACCCACGAGCCGATGGTGGTAAGCTGCGCCGACTGGCTGATAGAACTGGGTCCGGGGGCGGGGAAGAGCGGGGGAAAGGTGGTGTATGCCGGGAAGCCGCGGGATAAAGCAGATTGAACGCCCAAAAGAAGGATGATATTGTTTGTTTCGGTCCAGGGTAAAGAGCTTATGATATTTACGAGATAAAACCCAATGAAAAAAGCCCGTCGGCGCAGTGCCGATGGGCTTTGGTGCTTTTAAGAGTATATTGATATAAATCTGGCTCCAGCGGTAGGGCTCGAACCTACAACAACCCGGTTAACAGCCGGGAGCTCTACCATTGAGCTACGCTGGAATTAAAAAGAGTTACCTACAACAATCCGCCTTAGGCGGATTAACAGCCGGGAGCTCTATCCGCCAGAGGCGGACTACGCTGGAACGCAAGTAGTAATTATATTTTATTTTTACCCAACTGTCAAGCCGTTTTTCATTGGTTCTCAAACAAAACCCCGGTGCTAAAATAGCCCCGGGGTTCTTCCGTGGTGCAAAGAACGCGAAGGCGGCCGGGACTATTCCACGTAAACTTCCACCTTCTGGCCTGATTCGTCATCCTCCACATCCACCATCTTGTACTGCCCGTTGACAGCGAACTGGTCAAACAGTTTCTCTATGTCCTCAAAACTTTCGGCGTTCAGCTTTATCCCCTTGGATTCCATCTGGGCCTTGGCCTCGTCGGGCATCATCATGGAGAATTTGCCGCCCAGGCTGCCGGCTATCTTCAGCAGGGTCAGGGGGACGGTCACCCGGACCTTCGGCTTGTCCGTTCCTTTATCGAAGACCCGGACCTTAAGCCAGCGGGCCTTGCCGTTGGCTCCTCCGGGGGTGTCCATGGCGGCCATCAGTTTGGCGGCCTCTTCGGCGGTGATCTTCTTGTCTTCCACCATTTTCAATATGCGCAGTCTGTCTTCTGACATGTTCTTTCTCCTTTTACTTCTACGGTTGGCCGGGGTGGGTTTTAAACCCACCCTTACTTTTTACTACAGGTTCTTGAGCCTTTGGGCGGCCTCCTCGGCCGACATCTGCCCGCTTTCCACCGCCTTCAGGATCTGCTCCCGGGACTGTTTGTCGCCCTCGCTCTCCAGCACGGAGCCGTTGGTCTTGGACTTGCGCCAGGCAAAGGAGTCAATCACCTTCATCACGCCCCAGGCGATGACCAGTATCGGCCAGTCCCGGGAGAAGGTGAAGTTGAAAGAGTACAGCCCGTAGTTGGAAAGCAGCAGCAGGGCGCCCAAGGCGATCCAGAACAAAGCCCACAGGATCTTGCGGGGGCGGTTTTGGTAATAAACGAACATTGGTTGGTCTCCTTTAATTGATTTATTTTGATCTATTTTTACGGGGGTTTTATCCGCAGACGTTGTAGTGAGTGTTAACCGAACTATTAACGCAGACGCCGTCATGAGCGTTAGCCGAGTGATTATAATTAATCAATTTGTGCTTAAAATCTGATGAAATTGATGAATCTGTGTAAATCTGTCAAATCTTCCGCCACCGCAGGGTAGTACATATAGGCGGATCCGCCTTTGGCGTGAGCGGAATGAAAAGGCAGCGTTCTCTTTTTTAAATTGAATCAATCAGTTTGGACAGGCCAATCACGATGAATATCACAGGCCAGTCCAGTTTCAATGAAACGGCAAAGGGCAGGACCTGGTGATTGGCCAGCAGGCTGACCACACCCAAGGCGATGAAAACTCCGGCCCACAGGATCTTGCGCAGAACTTTGCTGGTGGATTTTTCCATTTTCTTTCCTCTCTATGTTTAACTGTTATGATATTGTTATGTCGCCGCTGACGGTCTTGACGCTTAGGCTCCCCTGGCCGCTGCCCAGGTTCCCGGATAAACTGCGGTTGCTTTGTCGGAGATCTTTCAGGTCCAGCTCGCAGTCAATGTCCCCGCTGACGGTGGCGGCCTCGATGGCCGCCGAGGAATCAGCGCCAAGTTCCAAGGATACGTCCCCCGAGACGGTGGTTATGGCCGCCGAGCTGCCTTCGGCCACCGGACCCTGGAACTGAATGTCGCCGCTGGTGCTGCGGATCCTTATCTCGCCGGGCCTGGCGGCCTTGATGTCGATGTCTCCGCTGACCGTCTGCCCCTGAATGTCTCCCGACAGGGAGATGCCGGCGTCCCCGCTGATGGTCTGGAAGGACAGGTCGCCGGAACAGCCGTTGACCCCGATGTCGCCGCTGGCGGTGTTGATCTTCAGGGATGTTTCAGTGCAGCCGTTGACTTCGACATCGCCGGAGGCGGAGGAAAGGTTGTTTTCGCCCCGGCATCCAAAGATCTCAATCTCTCCCGAGGCGGTGTTAAGCCGGCAGCCATTGAGCAGGTTCTGGACCGAGATCTCTCCGCTGGCCGAGGATATCTCGGCGGCAATGTTTTTCGGCATCACAATGGTGAAGTCGACCTTGGCCCGGCGCTTCTTGGTCCAGGGCGGGCCGTCCACCTTGATCTTCAACACCCCATTCTCGGTTTCGGTGCTGATGTCCAGGGATTTGAGTTTTTCCCTGGCTTCGTCCCGGTCCTCGGCCCAGACCTGGATGTCGGCCGTGATGGTGATCTGGTCTGTCTCAGCGCCGGTGATCTCAAAGTCGCTGCGGGGCTGATTGATGGATAGGCATGTGATGCCGGCAGCAGGCACTACGATCTCTTTTTCCTCTTCGGCCTTTTCCGAGCCGTGGATATCATCGATTTCTATGTGAATGCCCTTCAGGCTTTCCCGGACCCCGGCCATGGCTTCGGCCACTATCCTTCCGGGGTTTATCTGGCCCAGGGTTTCGTGCAGGTCAGAAGCATCCTGCCAGTGGTGGTGACGGTTTGGTTTTCCCTTGTTCAAGGCCGAGAGCAGGGAGTCGGCTTCTTTGGAGCTGATCCTGCCGCCTTCCAGCATCTTCAGTATTTTGATGGTTTCTTCGGACATGGTGGGCCTCCTTGTTGGGGCGGGTTTTAAACCCGCCCTTACTGTTATCGGTTGGGGCAGGCTTAAAACCTGCCCGTACTACCTGCCCTTACTGCTTTCTTACGATCCTGCCTGGTCCAGCAGCTCCACCGCCTGGGCGGCGCTGATCTTTCCCGCTTCCAGCGACTCCAGCACCTCCGAGCGGCTCATTACCTTGGCTGCCTGCCCGGACAGGGCGGCGATGGCGTCATCCAGCTTGTTGCGGACGGTGGGGTAGGAGATGCCCAGCCGGCTTTCCACTTCCTTGATGTTCCCCCGGGACAGGACGAAGGTCCTGATGAAGTCCAGCTGGTCTTCGCTAAGGCTGCCCAGGGGGGACAGGGGGAACTCGCCCCGGACGGTGGTGTCGCAGCCGGAGCATCTCAGTTCCGAGATGTGCATGGAGCCCTGGCAGGCCGGGCAGGTGTTGGGGGTTTGTTTGGACATTGGTTTTGGATCCTTTGCGGTTGGTTAGATCATTCTTTTCAATTTGCTGCGGATGGTGGTAGTCTTATTGGACAAATGTTTGTCCCGGCAGGTTGGCCCAATGGATGATCATGCCTTCCCAAAGAAGCATTTTCAGCACCCCATATTTTTCGGGGCTGAGTCCGTTTCCGGATTCGATTATTTGGAGCGGGCTGTTCATTGGTTTTACCTCCATGAATGTTTGATGATTATCAATTGTTCCAATTATAACAAAAATAATTGAAAATGTCAAGAGACAACTTAAAAATATTAATAAAATAATTAACAATGTTAATATAATAAAAAACGACCCTGAGGGTCGTTTTTTAACTAATTATTAGATAATGATTTAGAAATTTTTGTCCAACAGCGATATTTTTTGTTGATATGCCAGGTTCATCGTTTTCTCATATATTTTATGATATAAGGCCAAAGCATTTTGCCGGAATTCCGCATTTCCGGTAAAAATGAATTTCTGAAAATTAAGCTCTGCCTGCTCCCGGTCGCCGAACGCCAGGTCCTCGATCGCCGAAAGATCCGGGGCGTTTCCAACCTGGTTCCGGCGGTGGGACGCCAGGATATTCAAGAGACTGGTTTTGAACACTATTTCCTTGCTTTGGATCTCCCGGGCAATTTCCAGGGCCTTGGAATTTAATCTTTCCGTTTCTTCGAAACTCTCCCGGTCATAATACAGTTCGGCCAGGTTGTGCAGGGCGTAGCATAAAAAATATTTGCTGTTTATTTCTTCGGTGATCTTGATGGCCTGCTGGTAGTAATCTATTGCTTTGGTATGATCACCTCTTTGCTTGCAGTAATTCCCCAGATGGCCCAGCACCCGGCCCTGGTCCTCCTTGTTGCCCAGGCTTTGGGCCAGCGACAGGGCAAAGTTGAAATACTCCAGGCTTTGTTCATACTTTCCCTGGTTAAGATAAACGGTTCCCAGATTGTCGCTGGCCAGGATCAGGCCCTGCTTGTCAGCCATCTGCCGGGAGATGGAGTGGTACTTCTCAAAGCAGTCCAGGGCGTTGATGTAATCGTCCAGTTCAAAGTATATGGTGCCGATGTTGCACAGGGCATAGCTTTCCATCTGGAGGTTTCCCAGCTGGCGGGCCAGCACCAGATACTGACGGGCATATTCCATGCTCCTGGCAAACTCGCCCCGTTCCTCGTAGATCAGCCCTATGTTCCCGACCGAGGCCACCATCGATTCGGCGTCGCCCATCTCCCTGGCCAGGGCGGCCGCCCGCTCATAGTATTCAATGGCCTTGTCGTATCCGCCCATCTGGTAATAGATGATGCCCATGTTGCCGGTGGCCCGGCAGACCGTGCCCCGGTTGCCGTTCTGCTCGGCCAGTTCCAGGGCCTTGTCCAGGCATTCCATGGCCTTGGGGTAGTCGCCCTGGTTGTGGTAGATCTCGGCGATCCCGTCGTATGTATGTCCCAGGCCTTCGGCGTCGCCGTTCCCGGTCTGGATCTGCTCCGATTTCCGGTAAAGCTCAAAGGCCTCGTCATAATTGCCCATGTTGGTCAGCAGCTGGGCCAGGCGGTTCTGGGTCTCGGTCAAATAGCCGAGATGGCTGGTGTTCTCCAGCCAGGCCAGGTTGCTCTGGAAGACCATCTCGGCATTCTCCCATTCGCCCAGGGTCTGCAGCAGGTCGGCCTTTTTGTTCAACAGGGCAAACGGCCAGTACCCTCCGGCCGCCGAGGAGTCCAGGCTGGCCAGCCACAGGCTGGTCACTTTGTATCTATGTCGGCTATTATCAAATTCCATTTATCTCCGATAAATTGGAAAAGCAGAAAACAAAATCAGAATAAATAATAACTTTCAAAAGCATTACTTTAGGGCAACACCTTGATCATTCAAAAGCGCCGCGCCGATGGCCCCGGCCCAGGGTCCCAGCTTGGCCAGTTTCACTTTTACTCCGAGGACATTGAAGGGCATGGCCCGCCTTTTCATTTCCTTAATGGCTGGGTCCAGGATATATTCCCCGGCCTGGGCCACCCCGCCGCCGATGACGATGGCCTGGGGGTTGAAGATGTTGGCGTAGTTGGCCAAGCCCACTCCCAGCAGGGTTCCGGTTTCCGCCAATGCCTTTATAGCGGCCGACTCGCTCTTTTTTGCCCGGCCTGATATCTCGGCCACGCTCAAATCTGTATTCTGTATTCTATATTCTGTATTCCTGGAGCGGTAACGCTCAATGATGGCTCCGGCTCCCACCATGGCCTCCAAACATCCCCTGTTCCCGCAGAGGCAGCGCGGTCCGTCGTATTTTATGCTGGTGTGCCCCAGCTCCCCGGCGCCGCCGGTGGAACCGCGGTACAGCTTTCCGTCAAGCACCAGGCCGCCGCCCACCCCGGTGCCCAGGGTCAGGCCCACCACATTCTGAAAACCTTTGGCGGCCCCGCAAAAAGTCTCGGCCAGCACAAAGCAGTTGGCGTCGTTGTCTATGGCCAGGGGAATCCTCAAACCCGGCAGCTCTTTTTTCAACAGGCGCTCCAAGGGCACCGCTCCCTGCCAGCCGGGAAGGTTGGGGGAGTTGCGGACGGTTCCTTTGTTCACCAGACCGGCCGAGCCAAGCCCGATGGCGGCCACGCCGATGTTCTTGGATCCGGCAACCCTCAACAAGTATCCGATCTCCCCGGCCAGGATCTTGATCACCGCCCCGGAGCCTAGATGGGCCAGGGTGGGGATCTGTCTTTTGGTGATGACCTTCAGCGACCGGGCATCAAGCAAAACCGATTTGACGTTGGTGCCGCCCAGGTCCAGGCCCATTAAGGCGGTTGTCATAAGTTTCTCCATTCCGAATAAAACAAACTATAAGGAAGCCATGAAGGACAGGAAAATAATTTTCATGTTTTCCTAGTTTCCTAATAAATCCCAGTCTTTAAGGTAGCTAAAAGAATAGCATAAAACCAATAATTTAGCAAGGCGGTAGGGTGCCCGTTTAACATTGTTTCTGTAATGAACAGCTTTCGGGGATCTTGCTAAAAGGCAAGAGAACCGGTGCTGCTTAAAACGCTGTTTCAGCCTGCATTTTTTATTGACTTTACAAATATTAACAGGTAAAATAAAAGGTTAATTGGACTCAAATCAACCACTTTCGAATAAAAGGCACTATGAAGAGCATCCCCGAAAAATACGACTTTTCCTTGGTGGAAAAACACTGGGTAGAGACCTGGCTTAAACAGGGAATTTACGACTGGAACCCGGCCATCGAACGGGCCAAGACCTTTGCGGTGGACACCCCGCCGCCCACCGTCTCCGGCTCGCTCCACGTGGGCTCGGCCTTCGGCTACGTCCAGCAGGACGTGATAGTGCGCCAGCGCCGGATGAAGGGCCTCAACATCTTCTATCCCATGGGCTGGGATGACAACGGCCTGCCTACCGAGCGCCGGGTGCAGAACATGTTCCACGTCCGCTGCAACCCCCACCTGGCCTATGCCCAGGGCTTTGTTCCAAAGAACGATAAAAAATCACCGGCGGAGGAGATCAGCCGCGACAATTTCATAGAACTATGCCACCAGGTCACCAAGCAGGACGAGGAGGTCTTCAAGTCGCTTTGGCAGCACTTGGGCCTGTCCATAGACTGGTCGCTGGAATACGCCACCATTGACGACCACTGCCGCAGGACCTCGCAGCTGTCGTTCCTAAAACTGCTAAAGGACGGCCGGGCCTACACCAGCTTCGCCCCGCACCTTTGGGACGTGGACTTCAAGACCGCGGTCTCCCAGGCCGAGGTGGAGGACAAGGTGCTGCCCGGGCATTTTCACAATATCCGCTTTGGCATCGATGGTGGTTCGACAGGCTCACCACAAGCTAATTCATTCGTCATTGCCACCACCCGGCCGGAACTGCTGCCGGCCTGCGTGGCCGTGATCGCCCATCCGGACGACGAGCGCTACAAGCCATATTTCGGCAAGAGCGCCGTCACTCCGCTGTTCCGGGCCAGGGTTCCCATCATCGCCAATGAGAAGGCCGACCCGGAAAAGGGCACCGGCATCCTGATGGTCTGCACCTTCGGCGACATGATGGACGTGGAGTGGTGGAAGCAATACCAGCTGCCCCTGCGCCAGGTGATCGGCCACGAGGGCCGGATGATGGACGTCAATTTTGGCGCCCCGGGCTGGGACAGCGCCGATCCGGCCGCCGCCGGCAAGTTCTACTCTGAAATAAAGGGCAAGACCGCCAAGCAGGCGCAGGCCAAGATAGTTGAGATGCTTAGAAGCTCGGAAGGAGAGGCTTTAGCGGGTTTAGGAGTTCCGTTGACCGAGGAACCAAAGCCCATAGAGCATCCGGTGAAGATGTACGAAAAGGGCGAGCGGCCGCTGGAGATCATCCCCACCATGCAGTGGTTCATCCGGATCATGGACCTTAAGGAGGAACTGCTGGAGCAGGGCCGAAAGATCAAATGGCACCCCCAGCACATGCGGACCCGCTACGAGGACTGGGTTAAGGGGCTGAACCAGGACTGGTGCGTCAGCCGCCAGCGCTACTTTGGCGTGCCCATCCCGGTATGGTATCCGCTGGACGCCGAGGGCAATCCAATATACCAGAAGCCGATCATGCCGTCCGAGGACCAGCTGCCCATCGATCCCCAGTCGCACCCGGCCCCCGGTTACGAAGCATCCCAGCGGGACAAGCCCCACGGCTTCACCGCCGACCCCGACGTTCTGGACACCTGGGCCACCAGCTCCATGACCCCGCAGATCGCCAGCCACTGGGCCAGGGATCCGGAGCGCCACCAAAAGGTCTTTCCCATGGACATCCGGCCCCAGGGTCCGGAGATCATCCGGACCTGGGCCTTTTACACCATCGTCAAGGCCTACCTGCACGAGAAGCAGATCCCCTGGAACAACGCGCTGATCAACGGCTGGATCATGGATCCCGACCGCAAGAAGATGTCCAAGAGCCACGGCCAGGCGGTGACCCCGGAGCACCTGCTGGTGCAGTTCTCCTCGGACGGGTTCCGCTACTGGTCGGCCAAGGCCCGGCTGGGGGTGGACACCATGTACGACGAGGCCAATTTCGCCAACGGCAAGCGGCTGACAGTCAAGCTCTACAACGCTGTCAAGTTCGCGGCCGGGCACATCCTAAGCGCCGATCAGTCAAAGCTAACACCACAAGCCATCACCGACCCGCTGGACCTCAGTTTCATCGGACACCTCAAACAGGTGGTCACCAGGTCGGGAAGATACTTTGAGAATTTCGAGTACGCCGACGCCCTGCAGGAGACGGAGAGCTTCTTCTGGGAGAAGCTGTGCGACAATTACCTGGAGCTGATCAAGGTCCGGGCCTACCAGGAAGGGGACTCGGCTGGCAAGCTTTCGGCCCTGGCCACTTTGAAATTCACCCTGAATGTGATCTTAAGGCTGTTCGCCCCGTTCATTCCCTATTTCACCGAAGAGGCTTGGAGCTGGATGTTCGCGGCGGAGTCCGGGAAGCAGAGTTCGATCCACACCTCGGCCTGGCCGGATGAAACCGAGTTCAAGGACATCAAACCTTCCGCCGAGGGAGACCCCTTTGGCGCGGCCATGGAGGTCTTGTCCGCTGTCCGCAAGGTCAAGAGCGAGGCCAAGGTCAGCGTCAAGACGCCGCTGAAGACGCTGAAGATATCTGGAAGTTCCGAAGACCTGAAGGTGCTGAAGCTGGTCTGGCAGGATGTGCTGGGCACGGTTGGCGCGCAGGAGGCGGAAACCATTGAAGGAAAGGTAGAGGGTGGCAAGTACCTAGTCAAAGCGGAACTTTAATCAAATAGAGGAGCTTGTAATGAAAAAGACAATATCCCTGATCCTTTTCTGCCTGCTGATGTCCGGTTCTGCTTTTGCCGCCGGGAAGAAGACCACCATCTCGGTGATGGACCTGAATACCACCTCTGGGCTTGCTCCCAAGGAAATGGCCCTGCTTACCGACAAACTGCTCAACAGCCTGGTGGAGTACCGGGTTTTTGAAGTGGTGGAGCGCTCCAAGCGGGACGAGATCCTTAAAGAACAGGGATTCCAGATGACCGGGGCCTGCGACCAGACCTCCTGCCTGGTGGAGGCCGGGCAGCTTTTAGGCGCCCAGAAGATGATCGGCGGGACCATCGGCAAGCTGGGCAACGTCTATGCCATAGAACTGCGGATGCTGGACATCCAGACCGGGGGCATAGACCTCTCCTTCTCCCGCAACTACGGAAAGATCGCCGATCTGTTAAGCGCCATGAAGGAGGCGGCCGAGATATTCTCCTCCTGGAAGCCGGGGACCGGACTATCCGCCAAACCGGGCGGGCTGTTTGTGACCACCGAGCCCGATGGGGCCAAGATCCTGGTGGACGGCCAGGAG is a genomic window of bacterium containing:
- a CDS encoding DUF4097 family beta strand repeat-containing protein, with translation MSEETIKILKMLEGGRISSKEADSLLSALNKGKPNRHHHWQDASDLHETLGQINPGRIVAEAMAGVRESLKGIHIEIDDIHGSEKAEEEKEIVVPAAGITCLSINQPRSDFEITGAETDQITITADIQVWAEDRDEAREKLKSLDISTETENGVLKIKVDGPPWTKKRRAKVDFTIVMPKNIAAEISSASGEISVQNLLNGCRLNTASGEIEIFGCRGENNLSSASGDVEVNGCTETSLKINTASGDIGVNGCSGDLSFQTISGDAGISLSGDIQGQTVSGDIDIKAARPGEIRIRSTSGDIQFQGPVAEGSSAAITTVSGDVSLELGADSSAAIEAATVSGDIDCELDLKDLRQSNRSLSGNLGSGQGSLSVKTVSGDITIS
- a CDS encoding DUF2089 domain-containing protein, with the protein product MSKQTPNTCPACQGSMHISELRCSGCDTTVRGEFPLSPLGSLSEDQLDFIRTFVLSRGNIKEVESRLGISYPTVRNKLDDAIAALSGQAAKVMSRSEVLESLEAGKISAAQAVELLDQAGS
- a CDS encoding tetratricopeptide repeat protein; translation: MEFDNSRHRYKVTSLWLASLDSSAAGGYWPFALLNKKADLLQTLGEWENAEMVFQSNLAWLENTSHLGYLTETQNRLAQLLTNMGNYDEAFELYRKSEQIQTGNGDAEGLGHTYDGIAEIYHNQGDYPKAMECLDKALELAEQNGNRGTVCRATGNMGIIYYQMGGYDKAIEYYERAAALAREMGDAESMVASVGNIGLIYEERGEFARSMEYARQYLVLARQLGNLQMESYALCNIGTIYFELDDYINALDCFEKYHSISRQMADKQGLILASDNLGTVYLNQGKYEQSLEYFNFALSLAQSLGNKEDQGRVLGHLGNYCKQRGDHTKAIDYYQQAIKITEEINSKYFLCYALHNLAELYYDRESFEETERLNSKALEIAREIQSKEIVFKTSLLNILASHRRNQVGNAPDLSAIEDLAFGDREQAELNFQKFIFTGNAEFRQNALALYHKIYEKTMNLAYQQKISLLDKNF
- a CDS encoding DUF5668 domain-containing protein; this encodes MEKSTSKVLRKILWAGVFIALGVVSLLANHQVLPFAVSLKLDWPVIFIVIGLSKLIDSI
- a CDS encoding DUF5668 domain-containing protein, producing MFVYYQNRPRKILWALFWIALGALLLLSNYGLYSFNFTFSRDWPILVIAWGVMKVIDSFAWRKSKTNGSVLESEGDKQSREQILKAVESGQMSAEEAAQRLKNL
- a CDS encoding ATP-binding cassette domain-containing protein gives rise to the protein MEKEIFIQSAAENNLKGISLRIPHHRLVVVTGVSGSGKSSLVYDVIGREGQRLFLENFLEGHPLAGKKLRRPRATVSGLYPVLTVNQRAAFRSPRSTVGTLTELYDYLRLLFARLGTSPQTLSRQDRSLFSFNTPAGQCPSCQGLGVADRIDPELLISDKARTLRQGALALTTPNGYIIYSQVTMEVLDQVCRSECFSADIPWQDLTGAQQQTVLFGSDKLLIPFGKHPLESRMKWSGITARPRQEGHYKGIIPVMEEILKRDRNPNILRFARSFPCPACRGKRLNPEALSVSLWGMDIAGFAAMSIRQLAEYFERLEPGPSQAAVAAPVRELVLRRCGLLAELGLGYLTVDRGSATLSGGEAQRIKLANQAASGLRNVLYVLDEPSAGLHPADHAKLLGVMRTLVAGGNSVIAVEHDEQTIRAADWIIELGPGPGLAGGELLFNGPYQEFIKADLPSSRTWSCLKGIESFEYRVQPDDGGPSFGIDKAARNNLKGFEARFRAGRFNVITGVSGSGKSSLAESLLETLAGQKAGGPDIFKRIIHVDQSPIGRTPNSNPVTYTGMSDHIRDLFASLPESKRLGYAKGQFSFVVKGGRCEACQGAGVQEIGMHFLGNVEVVCEACGGKRFSDETLQVTYHGKNISEVLQLSVDEAHCFFEAEPRITAITRTLTGLGLGYLKLGQPSNTLSGGEAQRVKLAAHLASSAAGRALYLLDEPTTGLHLADVKVLVAALRGLTDKGHTVLAIEHHPDFILSADWVLDLGPGSGEEGGELLYSGPVSGLAGCRESITGRELKKHLARPPLSAASPEPERTTVLPDEMRLRGVTTNNLKSVDLTVPLGQITAVTGVSGSGKSSLVFDTFYAESQRRFNEGLSPAIRQLMGKTGDARMEAASGLTPSIAVRRKRAASNPRSTVGTYTGLHDLLRLLYSRAGGTALLSSAFSFNHQEGACQECRGLGTITACDPERLVTNPELPLTAGAMDGTKTGKFYGEPGGQHTAALRAAGRALNLDLEAPWNSLSVEARRIAMHGLPGRELEVEWNYQRGRRTGVHHFKGVWRGFAGLVDIEYQRKHADHRGAAMLGLMSQQPCPACAGKRLKPEPLAVKLAGRDIAEMTALPIDGLLRMFCQKLPALPPFLQPKEKGILNSIGGEIIARLQPMTGAGLGYIAADRLVSTLSGGEFQRLQLSSQIRSGLTGVTYLLDEPSFGLHPADAARISGLVTGLKDAGNTILLVEQSKAMLAVSDQVIELGPAAGREGGRIVFQGGPELLADFRGPAPSVPRTARGLLPGLKITGACANNLDNVCLDIPSGGMVAVTGVSGSGKTSLISDVLWRSYSEKRPVNCKHIEWAGQFDQMVMVEQDAQPQPQTAIPAAFLGIFDAFKNLFAGCNKAKEAGFKASHFSFLSKDGRCPECGGAGSIPVSLDYWADARVTCHSCRGQRYLPEILKIRVGGLSIADILGQSLSSAREFALGQIASKELAGLLQTLDLAVKAGLGYLPLGQPLSTLSTGEMQRLKLAAGLAGASSRRCLFLLDEPTGGLHPRDIAGLLKLFDELTAAGGTVLCITHEPMVVSCADWLIELGPGAGKSGGKVVYAGKPRDKAD